In a genomic window of Halobiforma lacisalsi AJ5:
- a CDS encoding complex I subunit 4 family protein: protein MMIEALIAVALVGALVTFVAPNRVAGKLAFAISLVPAALSLWMFSAFDGVGNALLEGDLAYESQYEWLELSEYTISWFVGLDGISMPLVVLTTVLCTLAIVSSWTPIDERESQFYGLVLFIEANLIGVFAALDFFVWFIFWEAVLIPMYLLIGVWGGPRRKYAAIKFFVYTNVASLLMFGAFIALVFALPEVTTFALPEIAAAMLAGGPEALFGVAGSTLASIVFVAMFLGFAVKVPVVPFHTWLPDAHVEAPTPASVLLAGVLLKMGTYALLRFNFTMFPDQVAAYSVPIAAIAVISVIYGAMLALAQTDLKRIVAYSSVSSMGYVILGLIAYTQFGVGGATFQMVSHGLISGLMFMAVGVIYNATHTRMVTDMSGLADRMPVAVGILVAGAFGYMGLPLMSGFYGEFTIFFGAFQSELLEYAPLFTAAAMFGIVIVAGYLLFALQRTVFGPYRLETDYEVGRAPLHDVAPMFVLLGLIILLGVAPELIFEMITDAVDPIIGGEV, encoded by the coding sequence ATGATGATCGAAGCGCTCATCGCGGTCGCACTGGTCGGCGCACTGGTCACCTTCGTCGCGCCGAATCGCGTCGCAGGGAAACTGGCCTTCGCGATCAGCCTGGTGCCCGCCGCGCTGAGCCTGTGGATGTTCTCGGCGTTCGACGGCGTCGGGAACGCCCTGCTCGAGGGCGACCTCGCCTACGAGTCCCAGTACGAGTGGCTCGAGCTGAGCGAGTACACGATCTCGTGGTTCGTCGGACTCGACGGCATCAGCATGCCGCTGGTCGTCCTGACGACCGTCCTCTGTACGCTCGCGATCGTGAGTTCGTGGACGCCGATCGACGAGCGCGAGTCCCAGTTCTACGGGCTCGTCCTCTTTATCGAGGCGAACCTGATCGGCGTCTTCGCCGCGCTTGACTTCTTCGTCTGGTTCATCTTCTGGGAGGCGGTCCTGATCCCGATGTACCTGCTGATCGGCGTCTGGGGCGGCCCGCGCCGGAAGTACGCGGCGATCAAGTTCTTCGTCTACACGAACGTGGCCTCGCTGCTGATGTTCGGTGCGTTCATCGCGCTGGTGTTCGCCCTGCCAGAGGTCACGACCTTCGCCCTGCCCGAGATCGCGGCGGCGATGCTCGCGGGCGGTCCGGAAGCGCTGTTCGGCGTCGCCGGCTCGACCCTGGCGTCGATCGTCTTCGTCGCGATGTTCCTCGGGTTCGCGGTGAAGGTGCCCGTCGTCCCGTTCCACACGTGGCTGCCGGACGCCCACGTCGAAGCGCCGACGCCCGCGTCGGTGCTTTTGGCCGGCGTCCTGCTGAAGATGGGTACCTACGCCCTGCTCCGGTTCAACTTCACCATGTTCCCGGATCAGGTCGCCGCGTACTCGGTACCGATCGCGGCCATCGCGGTCATCAGCGTCATCTACGGCGCGATGCTCGCGCTCGCGCAAACGGACCTCAAGCGGATCGTCGCCTACTCCTCGGTGTCGTCGATGGGCTACGTCATCCTCGGCCTGATCGCCTACACCCAGTTCGGGGTCGGCGGCGCGACCTTCCAGATGGTGTCTCACGGCCTGATCTCCGGGCTGATGTTCATGGCGGTCGGCGTCATCTACAACGCGACCCACACCCGGATGGTCACCGACATGTCCGGGCTGGCCGATCGGATGCCCGTCGCGGTCGGCATCCTCGTGGCCGGCGCGTTCGGCTACATGGGGCTGCCGCTGATGAGCGGCTTCTACGGCGAGTTTACCATCTTCTTCGGCGCGTTCCAGTCCGAACTGCTCGAGTACGCGCCGCTGTTTACCGCGGCGGCGATGTTCGGCATCGTCATCGTCGCGGGCTACCTGCTGTTCGCACTCCAGCGGACCGTCTTCGGACCGTACCGGCTCGAAACCGACTACGAGGTCGGCCGCGCCCCGCTGCACGACGTCGCCCCGATGTTCGTGCTGCTGGGACTGATCATCCTGCTGGGCGTGGCTCCCGAACTGATATTCGAGATGATAACCGACGCAGTCGATCCGATCATCGGAGGTGAGGTGTAA
- the nuoL gene encoding NADH-quinone oxidoreductase subunit L, with product MEGAFSYAPAIAAFPLVAFVVALAFGKYMPKKGALAGILATAGSLLLSVVMLVAVASGEVYHGTIYEWAVGDALTEVGADGIEFTFGMLIDPLSALMLVIVSLVAFLVHVFSLGYMNAEGETGLPRYYAGLGLFTFSMLSFVLADNLLMAFMFFELVGLCSFLLIGFWFRTRSAPSAAKKAFLVTRFGDYFFLIGVVAIASTFGTLQFAGEESFVAAAETAIADGTTLFGFGPETWVTITGLLVLGGVIGKSAQFPLHTWLPDAMEGPTTVSALIHAATMVAAGVYLVARMFGYYAQSPTALSIIAFVGGFTALFAATMGVVKDDIKQVLAYSTISQYGYMMLGMGVGGYVAGVFHLMNHAFFKALLFLGAGSVIVLMHHEQDMWKMGGLKDKAPVTYWTFLAGALALAGIVPFSGFWSKDEVLYDALIVGLEQPVILAAYAMGLLAVFFTGFYTFRMVFLTFHGEPRTDTAENPHSVGWSIKFPLVVLGALALVAGVANLAPVAKLTGADITYLEFWLDGEYGYVEGLTYHDYHDLVAFEEGYISSETVTMLLGAGLSLGLAVAGAVTAHVLYNVPEPTRHTAKLGGAYDVLRSNYYQDEYQVWLAEGLTLPVARAADRFDQTVIDGVVNGVSTASLFGGDRVKRIQTGIVTNYAALLVAGFIALLLVLGFLGGWFL from the coding sequence ATGGAAGGTGCATTCAGTTACGCTCCAGCGATCGCGGCGTTCCCGCTCGTGGCCTTCGTGGTCGCCCTCGCGTTCGGCAAGTACATGCCGAAGAAGGGGGCGCTGGCGGGCATCCTCGCGACGGCAGGCTCGTTACTGCTGTCCGTGGTGATGCTCGTGGCCGTCGCGAGCGGCGAAGTGTATCACGGGACGATCTACGAGTGGGCGGTCGGCGACGCGCTGACCGAGGTCGGCGCCGACGGGATCGAGTTCACCTTCGGCATGCTGATCGATCCGCTGTCGGCGCTGATGCTCGTGATCGTCTCGCTCGTCGCGTTCCTCGTCCACGTCTTCAGCCTCGGATACATGAACGCCGAGGGCGAGACCGGGCTCCCGCGGTACTACGCCGGGCTCGGCCTCTTTACCTTCAGCATGCTCTCGTTCGTGCTCGCGGACAATCTGCTGATGGCGTTCATGTTCTTCGAGCTCGTGGGCCTGTGTTCGTTCCTGCTGATCGGGTTCTGGTTCCGCACCCGCAGCGCCCCGTCGGCGGCGAAGAAGGCGTTTCTGGTCACCCGATTCGGTGACTACTTCTTCCTGATCGGGGTCGTCGCGATCGCGTCCACGTTCGGCACGCTGCAGTTCGCCGGCGAGGAGTCGTTCGTCGCGGCCGCCGAAACGGCCATCGCCGACGGAACGACGCTGTTCGGGTTCGGACCCGAGACCTGGGTAACGATTACCGGTCTCCTCGTGCTCGGCGGGGTCATCGGCAAGTCCGCGCAGTTCCCGCTGCACACCTGGCTGCCGGACGCGATGGAGGGCCCGACGACCGTCTCCGCGCTCATCCACGCGGCGACGATGGTCGCGGCCGGCGTCTACCTCGTCGCCCGGATGTTCGGCTACTACGCCCAGTCCCCGACCGCGCTGTCGATCATCGCGTTCGTCGGCGGCTTCACCGCGCTGTTCGCGGCGACGATGGGCGTCGTCAAGGACGACATCAAGCAGGTGCTGGCGTACTCGACGATCAGCCAGTACGGCTACATGATGCTCGGCATGGGCGTCGGCGGCTACGTCGCCGGGGTCTTCCACCTGATGAACCACGCCTTCTTCAAGGCGCTGCTGTTCCTGGGGGCCGGTTCCGTCATCGTCCTCATGCACCACGAACAGGACATGTGGAAGATGGGCGGCCTGAAGGACAAGGCACCCGTCACCTACTGGACGTTCCTCGCGGGCGCGCTCGCGCTGGCGGGCATCGTCCCGTTCTCCGGCTTCTGGTCGAAAGACGAGGTGCTGTACGACGCCCTGATCGTCGGCCTCGAGCAGCCCGTGATCCTCGCGGCCTACGCGATGGGCCTGCTCGCCGTGTTCTTCACCGGCTTCTACACGTTCCGGATGGTCTTCCTGACCTTCCACGGCGAGCCCCGGACCGACACCGCCGAGAACCCACACTCGGTCGGCTGGTCGATCAAGTTCCCGCTGGTCGTGCTCGGCGCGCTGGCGCTCGTCGCCGGCGTCGCGAACCTCGCGCCCGTCGCGAAACTGACCGGCGCGGACATCACCTACCTCGAGTTCTGGCTCGACGGCGAGTACGGCTACGTGGAGGGGCTGACCTACCACGACTACCACGACCTGGTGGCCTTCGAGGAGGGCTACATTAGCTCCGAGACGGTCACCATGCTGCTCGGTGCTGGTCTGTCGCTGGGACTGGCGGTGGCCGGCGCGGTCACCGCACACGTGCTGTACAACGTGCCGGAACCGACCCGGCACACGGCGAAACTCGGCGGCGCGTACGACGTCCTGCGGAGCAACTACTATCAGGACGAGTACCAGGTCTGGCTCGCCGAGGGACTGACGCTGCCCGTCGCGCGGGCGGCCGACCGGTTCGACCAGACGGTGATCGACGGCGTCGTCAACGGCGTCTCGACTGCCAGTCTGTTCGGCGGCGACCGGGTCAAGCGGATCCAGACCGGTATCGTGACGAACTACGCGGCCCTGCTCGTGGCCGGGTTCATCGCATTGCTTCTCGTCCTCGGATTCCTCGGGGGGTGGTTCCTATGA
- the nuoK gene encoding NADH-quinone oxidoreductase subunit NuoK, producing the protein MSVAAGVEYYVLLSMGLFCIGLFGILTRRNALMFLMSVELMLNAANINLIAFAFYHGNLTGQVFALFTMALAAAEVAVGLGIILVLYRNFRDVDVTVPTTMRW; encoded by the coding sequence ATGAGCGTCGCCGCCGGGGTCGAGTACTACGTCCTCCTGTCGATGGGGCTGTTCTGTATCGGTCTCTTCGGCATCCTGACGCGTCGTAACGCACTGATGTTCCTGATGTCCGTCGAACTCATGCTGAACGCGGCGAACATCAACCTGATCGCGTTCGCGTTCTATCACGGGAACCTCACTGGTCAGGTGTTCGCCCTGTTCACCATGGCGCTGGCCGCCGCCGAGGTCGCCGTCGGGCTCGGGATCATCCTGGTGCTGTACCGCAACTTCCGTGACGTCGACGTCACGGTACCGACGACGATGAGGTGGTAA
- a CDS encoding NuoI/complex I 23 kDa subunit family protein yields the protein MIGLLKSMATTMKHALDGSTFTVEYPKTAPDVSPRFRGVHKWSQERCIWCRQCENVCPNDTIQIVMDDQRNGEQYNLHIGQCVYCRLCEEVCPTDAILLTQNFEFTADTKHDFVYNKEQLKSVPWYKDIDPLESREPDRGAWIGEGEGEVDYQ from the coding sequence ATGATCGGACTACTCAAATCGATGGCAACGACGATGAAACACGCGCTGGACGGCTCCACCTTCACGGTGGAGTATCCGAAAACCGCTCCCGACGTCTCGCCGCGGTTCCGTGGCGTCCACAAGTGGAGTCAGGAGCGGTGCATCTGGTGTCGACAGTGCGAGAACGTCTGTCCGAACGACACCATCCAGATCGTGATGGACGACCAGCGCAACGGGGAACAGTACAACCTCCACATCGGCCAGTGTGTCTACTGCCGACTCTGCGAGGAGGTGTGCCCGACCGACGCGATCCTGCTCACCCAGAACTTCGAGTTCACCGCCGACACGAAACACGATTTCGTCTACAACAAAGAGCAGCTGAAGTCGGTCCCGTGGTACAAGGACATCGACCCGCTCGAGTCACGCGAACCCGACAGGGGCGCGTGGATCGGCGAGGGTGAAGGGGAGGTCGACTACCAGTAA
- a CDS encoding NADH-quinone oxidoreductase subunit J encodes MMETIAFALFAFVTLASAAGVVLLKDPWHSALMLGVALISVAIHYVMLAAEFVAMMQVLVYVGGVLILVTFAVMLTQREQDEDLHATDTSSDEVMGP; translated from the coding sequence ATGATGGAAACAATCGCGTTCGCGCTGTTCGCGTTCGTGACCCTCGCCAGTGCCGCCGGGGTCGTCCTGCTGAAAGACCCCTGGCACTCGGCGCTCATGCTGGGTGTGGCACTGATCTCGGTCGCGATCCACTACGTCATGCTGGCCGCGGAGTTCGTCGCCATGATGCAGGTGCTCGTCTACGTTGGCGGCGTGCTCATCCTCGTCACCTTCGCGGTGATGCTCACCCAGCGTGAGCAGGACGAGGATCTGCACGCGACCGACACGAGTTCCGACGAGGTGATGGGACCATGA
- a CDS encoding NADH-quinone oxidoreductase subunit N, with protein MAVFDLPGWTGLAPALILAATALALFVVDSISPRSSNRALLAGVSATGALASLAVAVWFIAAGVGQGGIDGLGVIDLFDGQFVVDAMALYFMIVVAVVTALVSVASYDYMAGHTYQAEYYSLLILAATGMSTMAAANSLVTIFIALELTSLPSYALVAILKDNRGSVEAGLKYFLIGALSSAIFVYGISLVYGATGHLQLDAIATALEGDVADGFGGLLGLGILMLIGGFAFKTASVPFHFWAPEAYEGAPAPISAFLSSASKAAGFVIAFRVFTTAFPLEPTAALIGLDWTLAFVILAIVTMTVGNFAAATQDKVKRMLAYSSIGHAGYALIGLAGLTVDGGELVMGAAMMHLLVYGFMNTGAFLFVALAEYWGVGRTFEDYNGLANQAPVACFALGIFLFSLAGIPPLGGFWSKYFLFTGAISVGTTSMLLVAAALVVNSALSLYYYSRLVKAVWIEESVVDRDTLAQPTGLYAAIVFAAVMTVVLLPAFGPVSETAIDAAAAVI; from the coding sequence ATGGCGGTGTTCGATCTCCCCGGCTGGACGGGACTCGCACCCGCGCTGATCCTGGCGGCGACGGCGCTCGCGCTGTTCGTCGTCGACAGCATCTCGCCGCGGTCTTCCAACCGCGCGCTGCTGGCCGGCGTCTCGGCGACCGGAGCGCTGGCCTCGCTGGCCGTCGCGGTCTGGTTCATCGCCGCCGGCGTCGGGCAGGGCGGTATCGACGGACTCGGCGTCATCGACCTGTTCGACGGCCAGTTCGTCGTCGACGCGATGGCGCTGTACTTCATGATCGTCGTCGCGGTCGTCACCGCCCTGGTGTCGGTCGCCAGCTACGATTACATGGCGGGCCACACCTACCAGGCCGAGTACTACTCGCTGCTGATCCTGGCCGCCACCGGGATGTCCACGATGGCCGCCGCCAACAGCCTCGTGACGATCTTCATCGCGCTCGAGTTGACGAGCCTGCCGTCCTACGCGCTGGTGGCGATCCTGAAGGACAACCGCGGCAGCGTCGAGGCCGGGCTGAAGTACTTCCTGATCGGCGCGCTGTCGTCGGCGATCTTCGTCTACGGTATCTCGCTGGTCTACGGCGCGACCGGCCACCTGCAACTGGACGCCATCGCGACGGCCCTCGAGGGTGACGTCGCGGACGGTTTCGGCGGCCTGCTGGGGCTGGGCATCCTGATGCTAATCGGCGGGTTCGCGTTCAAGACCGCCAGCGTCCCGTTCCACTTCTGGGCGCCCGAGGCCTACGAGGGCGCGCCGGCTCCGATCAGCGCCTTCCTCTCCTCGGCGTCGAAGGCCGCCGGCTTCGTGATCGCGTTCCGCGTGTTCACGACGGCGTTCCCGCTCGAGCCGACCGCCGCGCTGATCGGCCTCGACTGGACGCTCGCGTTCGTCATCCTCGCGATCGTCACGATGACGGTCGGGAACTTCGCCGCGGCCACTCAGGACAAGGTCAAGCGGATGCTCGCCTACTCGTCGATCGGCCACGCCGGCTATGCCCTGATCGGCCTCGCCGGCCTCACCGTCGACGGCGGCGAACTCGTGATGGGTGCAGCGATGATGCACCTGCTGGTCTACGGCTTCATGAACACGGGTGCGTTCCTGTTCGTCGCCCTGGCCGAGTACTGGGGCGTCGGTCGCACCTTCGAGGATTACAACGGGCTCGCGAACCAGGCACCGGTCGCCTGTTTCGCGCTCGGGATCTTCCTGTTCAGCCTGGCCGGCATCCCGCCGCTGGGCGGCTTCTGGAGCAAGTACTTCCTGTTCACCGGTGCGATCAGCGTCGGCACCACGTCCATGCTGCTGGTCGCGGCCGCGCTCGTGGTAAACAGCGCACTGTCGCTGTACTACTACTCGCGGCTGGTCAAGGCGGTCTGGATCGAGGAGTCGGTCGTCGATCGTGACACGCTGGCACAGCCGACCGGCCTCTATGCGGCGATCGTTTTCGCCGCCGTGATGACGGTCGTCCTGCTGCCCGCGTTCGGACCGGTCTCCGAGACGGCGATCGACGCCGCGGCCGCCGTGATCTGA
- a CDS encoding DHH family phosphoesterase, translated as MVFRLVLGCGTVGRQVVERLAERGDGDDRLLVITDDEALVETLRDESIPARHADPTAPDTIANVDAPDLLFVGSDRTDVNREALETARDRFPGVEIVAYLGGNATVTDRTTFGGHADRIVDADSPIVEAVLESTATTAAEAAIELRRLLDSLDGRLAVFTHDNPDPDAIASATALVDIAESVGVEADACYFGNISHQENRAMVNLLDLDLRNLAPDASLEEYAAFALVDHSRPGVNDGLPEELDVDIVIDHHPPRGPVPGRFVDLREGVGATSTVLTEYVDRFGLPFDTRTATALLYGIRVDTNDFSREVAPADFRAASTLQPHADTSVLRQIEQPTVEGDTLETIARAIKNREQRDSVAVASVGRLSDRDALPQAADQLLAMEGIETTLVFGFRDEMAFLSARSRANDVDLGETLRDAFDRIGSAGGHADMAGAQLEVGVLGQVDDEDEAESIVSVAEEVITNRFFEAIRTRPGVPAGAYDRTSEWLFTVPGGSDVGETGGDASAASERTDSSPAPAPGSGRYEDETTDSDGE; from the coding sequence ATGGTTTTCCGGCTCGTGCTCGGGTGCGGGACCGTCGGTCGCCAGGTCGTCGAACGCCTGGCCGAACGCGGCGACGGCGACGACCGACTGCTCGTCATTACCGACGACGAGGCGCTCGTCGAGACCCTCCGCGACGAGAGCATTCCAGCACGACACGCCGATCCGACGGCCCCGGACACCATCGCCAACGTCGACGCGCCGGACCTGCTTTTCGTCGGCAGCGATCGGACGGACGTCAACCGCGAGGCCCTCGAAACCGCCCGCGACCGGTTCCCGGGGGTCGAAATCGTCGCCTACCTCGGCGGGAACGCCACAGTGACCGACCGGACGACCTTCGGCGGCCACGCGGACCGGATCGTCGACGCCGACTCGCCGATCGTCGAGGCGGTACTCGAGTCGACGGCGACGACGGCCGCGGAGGCAGCGATCGAACTCCGGCGACTGCTCGACTCCCTAGACGGTCGCCTCGCCGTCTTCACCCACGACAACCCGGATCCGGACGCCATCGCGAGTGCGACCGCGCTCGTCGACATCGCCGAGTCGGTCGGCGTCGAGGCCGACGCCTGCTACTTCGGCAATATTTCCCACCAGGAGAACCGGGCGATGGTCAACCTGCTCGATCTCGACCTCCGGAACCTCGCGCCCGATGCCTCGCTCGAGGAATACGCGGCGTTCGCGCTGGTCGATCACTCCCGGCCGGGCGTCAACGACGGCCTGCCGGAGGAACTCGACGTCGACATCGTCATCGACCATCATCCGCCGCGCGGGCCGGTACCCGGCCGGTTCGTCGACCTTCGGGAGGGGGTCGGCGCGACCAGTACCGTCCTGACCGAGTACGTCGATCGGTTCGGCCTGCCGTTCGACACGCGGACGGCGACGGCGCTTTTGTACGGCATTCGCGTCGACACCAACGACTTCTCGCGGGAGGTCGCCCCGGCGGACTTCCGTGCGGCCTCGACGCTTCAGCCCCACGCGGACACGTCCGTCCTGCGCCAGATCGAGCAGCCGACGGTCGAGGGCGACACTCTCGAGACGATCGCTCGCGCGATCAAGAACCGCGAACAGCGGGATTCGGTGGCGGTTGCAAGCGTCGGCCGCCTCTCCGATCGGGATGCGCTCCCCCAGGCGGCAGACCAGTTGCTCGCGATGGAGGGGATCGAGACGACGCTCGTCTTCGGCTTTCGCGACGAGATGGCGTTTCTCTCCGCGCGTTCCCGGGCGAACGACGTCGACCTGGGCGAGACGCTCCGGGATGCGTTCGATCGGATCGGAAGCGCGGGCGGCCACGCCGACATGGCCGGCGCACAACTCGAGGTGGGGGTCCTGGGACAGGTCGACGACGAGGACGAGGCGGAGTCGATCGTCAGCGTCGCCGAGGAAGTGATCACCAACCGATTTTTCGAGGCGATCCGGACCAGGCCGGGCGTCCCCGCGGGGGCCTACGATCGAACCAGCGAGTGGCTGTTTACAGTCCCGGGGGGCAGCGACGTGGGCGAGACCGGGGGCGACGCGTCGGCCGCGTCGGAACGGACGGACTCGAGTCCGGCCCCGGCCCCGGGTTCGGGACGGTACGAGGACGAGACGACGGACTCTGACGGGGAGTGA